Proteins encoded in a region of the Stieleria neptunia genome:
- a CDS encoding fatty acid desaturase family protein, translating to MDACSEHWVHESKVALRDADVDFFRVSSWIYWRDFLFSIALAYTAAAVYLTAEAWSVYQVVAFPIAVFWLYRAGSLVHEVAHLGEHEMRAYKVAWNLIAGVMMLAPSPFFSAHHRDHHTHRLYGTKQDPEYIVNCFRRGNWTSMFGYALLVLVFPIIVTVRFIITPLTFLHPKLRTFVLTRCSSLMMNPYYVRRVSKADRRRITAVEILTCIRATLIPALVLLGIHQWTRIPMLYSLGISVLLLNQLRLLADHHFESDGTKMTPSDHMHDSCNFTGRDFFTWLLYPFSIRFHALHHLFPSLPYHNLRAADQYLMQTLPADSPYRDLQQSSWFAVARKTLARKPQPSPI from the coding sequence ATGGATGCTTGTTCAGAGCACTGGGTGCATGAGTCGAAAGTCGCCTTGCGCGACGCCGATGTCGATTTCTTTCGCGTTTCATCATGGATCTACTGGCGAGACTTTTTGTTCAGCATCGCGTTGGCGTACACCGCGGCGGCTGTCTATCTGACCGCGGAAGCCTGGTCGGTCTACCAAGTCGTCGCGTTTCCGATCGCTGTGTTTTGGCTGTACCGCGCCGGATCACTGGTTCATGAAGTCGCCCATTTGGGCGAACATGAAATGCGTGCGTACAAGGTCGCATGGAATCTGATCGCCGGCGTGATGATGCTGGCCCCTTCGCCGTTCTTTTCGGCACACCACCGCGATCATCATACGCACCGCCTGTACGGAACGAAGCAAGACCCCGAATACATCGTCAATTGTTTCCGACGCGGCAACTGGACCAGCATGTTCGGCTACGCGCTGCTGGTATTGGTGTTTCCAATCATCGTGACCGTGCGGTTCATCATCACACCGCTTACGTTCTTGCATCCCAAGCTACGGACGTTTGTATTGACCCGTTGCTCATCGCTGATGATGAATCCTTACTACGTGCGACGGGTTTCCAAGGCCGATCGGCGCCGCATCACGGCGGTCGAGATACTCACGTGCATCCGCGCCACGTTGATTCCGGCGCTCGTGTTGTTGGGCATCCATCAATGGACGCGGATTCCGATGCTCTACTCGCTCGGCATCAGCGTCCTGTTGCTCAATCAACTACGCTTGCTCGCCGATCATCATTTCGAAAGCGACGGAACGAAGATGACGCCGTCGGATCACATGCACGATTCCTGCAATTTCACCGGCCGCGATTTCTTCACGTGGCTGCTGTATCCGTTTTCGATTCGCTTTCACGCGCTGCATCATCTGTTTCCGTCGCTGCCGTATCACAATTTGCGAGCGGCGGATCAGTACCTGATGCAAACCCTGCCAGCCGACTCGCCCTACCGCGATTTGCAACAGTCCAGCTGGTTCGCGGTCGCCCGAAAGACCCTCGCACGAAAGCCGCAACCGTCGCCAATTTGA